A window of the Chloroflexus sp. Y-396-1 genome harbors these coding sequences:
- a CDS encoding ABC transporter permease produces the protein MEASLPSRRIRLRPRNRANTVLQVTLITLVLLTAYGLATLDTRNIDVFAALGNMFNDFRIVFLEARLERLSWFELFRELMITVGLGLLTTITGGIIAFFLSLFAAQNLTPRRVTDAMKAVMAFIRAVPTVLWVLFFAVTTGLGSVAAVIGMTFHSISYLVKAYAETFEELDAGILEALRASGANWWQTVFQAVVPSTASALLSWTFVRFEINFSVAIAMGATAGAGGIGFDMFMASAFYLDLRELGMFTYAVLIFAILLEWIATRLKETVGIKRPV, from the coding sequence ATGGAAGCATCTTTACCCTCACGCCGAATCCGTTTGCGCCCACGCAATCGCGCCAACACCGTATTACAAGTCACTCTAATCACTTTGGTGTTGCTGACTGCGTATGGCCTGGCAACACTCGACACTCGCAACATCGATGTGTTTGCCGCTTTGGGCAATATGTTCAACGACTTTCGGATTGTGTTTCTCGAAGCACGATTAGAACGATTAAGTTGGTTTGAATTGTTTCGGGAGTTGATGATTACTGTCGGTCTGGGGCTACTAACAACCATTACTGGTGGAATCATTGCTTTTTTCCTTTCCTTATTTGCCGCCCAGAATCTTACCCCTCGTCGGGTTACTGACGCTATGAAAGCAGTGATGGCTTTCATCCGTGCGGTTCCGACCGTTCTCTGGGTTCTTTTCTTTGCGGTCACAACTGGCCTGGGCAGTGTTGCAGCCGTTATTGGTATGACCTTCCATTCGATCAGTTATCTGGTGAAGGCATACGCTGAAACATTTGAGGAACTTGATGCCGGTATTCTCGAAGCACTACGTGCGAGTGGCGCCAACTGGTGGCAGACGGTGTTTCAGGCTGTTGTGCCGTCTACTGCCTCTGCACTCCTGTCGTGGACGTTTGTTCGCTTCGAGATTAACTTCTCTGTTGCGATTGCGATGGGCGCAACTGCCGGTGCTGGCGGTATCGGGTTCGATATGTTTATGGCAAGCGCCTTTTATCTCGATTTACGCGAGCTAGGTATGTTCACGTATGCGGTGCTGATCTTCGCTATTCTGCTGGAATGGATCGCAACCCGATTGAAAGAAACGGTTGGAATTAAGCGTCCAGTATAG
- the phnG gene encoding phosphonate C-P lyase system protein PhnG, with protein MLSTSHILSCSPPHLVCELAEQVLTKYDREAITFISGPRYVLVQLRVVDGVAETVFNAGEILATETRLELNGQFGFGMVIGRDPDHATALAVLDAALRMPGDPHADLYPRIAELERTLHAAYEQRFAAAAATRVAFETF; from the coding sequence ATGCTTAGCACATCTCATATTCTCAGTTGTAGTCCACCGCATCTGGTCTGTGAATTGGCCGAACAGGTGCTGACTAAATACGACCGTGAGGCAATAACATTCATCAGTGGGCCAAGGTATGTGCTAGTGCAATTGCGGGTCGTTGATGGGGTAGCCGAGACGGTGTTTAACGCAGGTGAAATCTTGGCCACAGAAACCAGACTGGAACTGAACGGACAGTTTGGCTTTGGTATGGTGATCGGACGCGATCCCGATCACGCTACTGCGCTGGCTGTGCTCGATGCTGCTCTGCGTATGCCGGGCGATCCACATGCCGATCTGTATCCGCGCATTGCCGAATTAGAGCGCACCCTACACGCTGCCTATGAACAGCGCTTTGCCGCTGCCGCTGCCACCAGAGTCGCGTTTGAGACTTTTTGA
- the phnH gene encoding phosphonate C-P lyase system protein PhnH — protein sequence MSLVAAPPTPLERFNGQTFRVLLDCLARPGKIGSLPSPPFTNVPAPADATPPNITAIAACMSLLDQTVSFVQAVDKTWLPATHPLSQWIMVRSNARLVTPAMADFALLHDFASIALLPRLHEGTLLYPERSCTAFLCVPAIVAGGKTLRLTGPGIATVTTVGLPEATPNDLVGLMARRGLFPLGVDLFLIDRQGFCLGLPRTTEISLC from the coding sequence ATGAGCCTCGTTGCTGCACCACCCACACCACTTGAGCGATTTAACGGGCAAACCTTTCGTGTCTTACTTGACTGCCTGGCTCGTCCTGGTAAGATCGGGAGTTTACCTTCACCACCATTTACGAATGTTCCCGCGCCTGCTGACGCAACACCGCCGAACATCACCGCCATTGCTGCCTGTATGAGCCTACTCGATCAGACAGTGAGCTTCGTGCAGGCCGTTGACAAGACTTGGCTACCTGCTACCCACCCACTGTCGCAATGGATTATGGTGCGTAGCAATGCCCGTTTGGTCACACCGGCCATGGCTGACTTCGCGCTTTTGCACGATTTTGCCAGTATTGCACTGCTACCCCGGTTACACGAAGGCACGTTGCTGTACCCCGAACGCAGTTGTACGGCCTTTCTCTGTGTACCGGCGATCGTTGCTGGTGGCAAAACCCTACGACTGACAGGGCCGGGTATCGCTACAGTGACAACCGTAGGGCTACCTGAAGCTACACCGAATGATCTGGTAGGACTAATGGCTCGTCGTGGACTGTTTCCCCTAGGCGTCGATCTCTTTCTCATTGATCGGCAAGGTTTCTGCCTGGGTTTACCACGCACGACAGAAATCTCGTTATGCTAA
- a CDS encoding carbon-phosphorus lyase complex subunit PhnI, translated as MGYVAVRGGSEAVARAEELVDCLRLLGGSTPLQLPQIRDQLRHAVSRAMHEGALYAPLLAALAVKQAEGDSIEAAFLLRAYRTTLPRIMASLPVSGRDMRCLRRISASFKDIPGGQILGPTTDYLIRLLQPALMHEDVRAVITAAERYQVLIASGYQQQGEVGQFPKVIDYMRQEQMVVDPPPEPVAEEPYDITREPLIFPCPRSARLQALAQADTGSLMSLAYSSVRGYGDAHPTLIELRYGYVAVQVAHPLTGEPVVIGEIEVTEAEVASKAHSVTNTSEPPRFNVGYGFAFGQSELKVMSMAILDSVLTQARAGSLAGETGPAAQEEFVLLHTDGIEASGFVAHFKLPHYVTFEADLSVLDRARDHHAQRQTRLGRLVDQATEEQ; from the coding sequence ATGGGATATGTTGCTGTACGCGGTGGTAGTGAAGCAGTAGCGCGTGCTGAAGAGCTAGTTGATTGCCTGCGACTACTCGGCGGCAGTACCCCGCTTCAATTGCCGCAAATACGGGATCAGCTACGCCATGCAGTTAGTCGGGCAATGCACGAGGGGGCCTTGTATGCCCCGCTCCTGGCTGCATTGGCAGTCAAGCAGGCCGAGGGTGATAGCATTGAAGCTGCTTTTCTGCTGCGGGCTTATCGCACGACACTACCACGCATTATGGCCTCGTTGCCGGTCAGCGGACGAGACATGCGCTGCCTGCGTCGTATTTCTGCTTCGTTCAAGGATATACCTGGCGGTCAGATATTAGGGCCAACGACCGACTATTTGATCCGGTTGTTACAACCAGCCTTGATGCATGAAGACGTGCGAGCGGTGATCACGGCTGCCGAACGGTATCAAGTGCTCATTGCCAGCGGTTATCAGCAGCAAGGAGAAGTTGGTCAATTTCCAAAGGTTATCGATTACATGCGCCAGGAACAGATGGTCGTTGATCCTCCGCCAGAACCAGTTGCTGAAGAACCTTATGACATTACCCGCGAACCGCTCATCTTTCCATGTCCACGCAGTGCCCGCTTACAGGCACTTGCCCAAGCCGATACGGGCAGTTTGATGAGTCTTGCGTATAGCAGTGTGCGTGGCTATGGCGATGCCCACCCGACTCTGATCGAGTTACGGTACGGCTATGTCGCAGTGCAGGTTGCTCATCCCCTCACAGGTGAACCGGTCGTGATTGGCGAGATCGAGGTAACTGAGGCTGAAGTTGCTTCAAAAGCTCACAGTGTAACTAATACTAGCGAACCACCGCGCTTCAATGTCGGTTACGGCTTTGCGTTTGGTCAGAGTGAACTAAAAGTCATGAGCATGGCCATTCTCGACAGTGTCCTAACTCAGGCTCGCGCCGGTAGCCTGGCAGGTGAGACAGGACCGGCCGCACAGGAAGAGTTTGTACTACTCCATACTGACGGTATCGAGGCTAGTGGGTTTGTGGCTCACTTCAAACTACCCCACTATGTCACATTTGAAGCTGACTTGAGCGTCCTTGACCGCGCCCGCGATCACCATGCGCAACGGCAGACACGCCTCGGCCGGTTGGTTGATCAAGCTACTGAGGAACAATGA
- a CDS encoding alpha-D-ribose 1-methylphosphonate 5-phosphate C-P-lyase PhnJ, whose translation MTEPTDQLYHFALLDEDARREIRRKLLKAVAIPGHLVPFASRDMPITRGWGTGGLQITLALITPDDTLKVIDQGDDESVNAVNLRRLITRTTGVATTTDTTAATIIQTRHRIPEERMRADQILVLQVPMADPLRWVEPNLERATIMHSEADYGKMWVYMYESVVRAGDLRIASQYPVVVNRRYLMDTTPIPRWDVPKLHMAETLYLFGAGREKRIYAVPPYTVVEPLQFEDYPFRTEYRPGQRCARCGAENTFLTSHFVADAYGGRWETTCSDASYCAKRCAAAEANI comes from the coding sequence ATGACTGAACCGACAGACCAGTTGTACCATTTTGCGCTGCTCGATGAAGATGCACGACGGGAAATTCGGCGCAAGCTGTTGAAGGCAGTTGCGATACCAGGGCACCTCGTTCCTTTTGCCAGCCGTGACATGCCTATCACACGTGGATGGGGTACCGGCGGGCTGCAAATTACGCTGGCATTGATCACGCCTGACGACACGCTCAAAGTGATCGATCAGGGTGATGATGAAAGTGTGAACGCAGTCAATCTGCGTCGTCTCATTACCCGTACCACCGGGGTGGCTACGACGACCGATACTACCGCAGCAACCATTATTCAAACTCGCCATCGAATACCTGAAGAACGGATGCGGGCCGATCAAATCCTAGTCCTGCAGGTACCAATGGCCGACCCACTCCGCTGGGTCGAACCAAATCTGGAGCGTGCAACGATAATGCATAGTGAAGCCGATTACGGCAAGATGTGGGTATACATGTACGAGAGCGTTGTACGTGCTGGAGATCTACGCATCGCCAGTCAATATCCGGTTGTGGTGAATCGTCGTTACCTGATGGACACCACGCCAATTCCGCGCTGGGATGTACCAAAACTTCACATGGCCGAAACCCTCTATCTCTTTGGCGCCGGACGCGAAAAACGGATCTACGCCGTTCCACCTTACACGGTGGTCGAGCCGCTTCAGTTCGAGGATTATCCTTTTCGGACGGAATATCGACCAGGCCAACGTTGTGCCCGCTGCGGCGCTGAGAATACCTTTCTTACCAGTCATTTTGTAGCCGATGCGTATGGCGGTCGGTGGGAAACCACCTGCTCGGATGCATCGTATTGTGCAAAACGATGTGCAGCAGCGGAGGCAAACATATGA
- a CDS encoding ABC transporter ATP-binding protein, translating to MSEQWLLRVEQLEKHFGPTCPACTQLTGPATGQSRCPRCGTVWACVDVNLELHAGEVLGIVGESGSGKSTLLQMIYLALRPDSGHIWYRESDGQLRDLTILNRYEARLFQNTRLGIVYQRPELGLNMRFSVGGNVAEKLLLAEWRHFGRIRVRTTELMNKTELPPERIDDEPTTFSGGMLQRVQIARALASHPTILLLDEVTSGLDVSVQARVLDLLRWIQWEDRITMLLVSHDLGVVRQLARHTIVMKNGHIVESGLTDQILEDPQHPYTQLLVSSAL from the coding sequence ATGAGTGAACAGTGGCTCCTGCGAGTCGAGCAGCTTGAAAAGCACTTCGGCCCTACCTGTCCGGCATGCACTCAGCTTACTGGCCCGGCAACCGGACAATCACGCTGTCCACGTTGTGGCACCGTCTGGGCTTGCGTTGATGTCAATCTAGAACTACACGCTGGCGAAGTTCTAGGCATTGTCGGCGAAAGTGGCAGCGGCAAGAGCACCCTGCTCCAAATGATCTATCTTGCCTTGCGCCCCGACAGCGGTCATATCTGGTATCGCGAGAGCGACGGTCAACTGCGTGATCTGACCATCCTTAACCGCTACGAAGCGCGTCTGTTCCAGAACACGCGCCTTGGAATCGTCTATCAACGGCCAGAGCTTGGCCTGAACATGCGCTTTTCAGTTGGTGGAAATGTCGCCGAAAAATTGTTACTGGCCGAATGGCGTCACTTTGGGCGTATTCGCGTTCGTACCACCGAATTGATGAACAAGACCGAATTACCACCCGAACGAATCGACGATGAACCAACGACCTTCAGTGGCGGGATGCTCCAGCGCGTTCAGATTGCCCGAGCATTAGCCAGCCATCCAACCATCCTGTTACTCGACGAAGTCACCAGCGGTCTCGATGTTTCAGTTCAGGCCAGAGTACTCGATCTGCTTCGTTGGATTCAATGGGAGGATCGGATCACCATGCTGCTGGTTTCACACGATCTGGGTGTAGTACGTCAACTTGCACGCCACACTATCGTGATGAAGAACGGCCATATCGTCGAATCCGGTCTTACCGATCAAATCCTGGAAGACCCTCAGCATCCGTATACCCAGCTCCTGGTTTCGTCAGCATTGTAA
- a CDS encoding phosphonate C-P lyase system protein PhnL, giving the protein MNHLLEVKNLYKSFTLHLIDGRTITPVCDVSFSVAAGEHLMIHGRSGMGKTSILKCIYRTYVPTSGAIWFDSHQFGRINLSCAEERIILQLREREIGFCSQFLRVLPRVSALDTICEPLYRQGLDRTAAQEIGREWLRRLGIAAELWQASPMTFSGGEQQRINLGRAFIARPRLLLLDEPTASLDETTKQVVISMIRAAQREGTAIISVSHDLAGLGVYADRQWTFSSR; this is encoded by the coding sequence ATGAATCATCTACTTGAAGTCAAAAACCTGTACAAATCATTTACACTGCATCTAATCGATGGACGCACTATTACTCCGGTGTGTGACGTCAGTTTTAGTGTGGCTGCTGGTGAGCATCTCATGATTCATGGGCGCAGTGGGATGGGGAAAACCAGCATTCTAAAATGTATCTATCGCACCTATGTGCCGACGTCAGGTGCAATCTGGTTCGACTCTCACCAGTTTGGGCGGATCAATCTGAGCTGTGCCGAGGAACGAATCATCTTGCAACTACGCGAACGTGAAATTGGTTTCTGTTCACAATTCTTGCGCGTCCTACCACGTGTCTCTGCCCTTGACACGATCTGCGAACCTCTTTATCGCCAGGGCCTAGATCGTACCGCGGCCCAGGAGATTGGGCGTGAATGGTTGCGTCGATTAGGGATTGCTGCCGAATTGTGGCAGGCCAGCCCGATGACCTTTAGCGGCGGCGAGCAACAACGAATCAACTTGGGACGGGCATTTATTGCCCGTCCGCGTCTGCTGCTCCTCGATGAACCAACCGCCAGCCTCGATGAGACCACCAAACAGGTAGTTATAAGCATGATCCGGGCTGCACAACGCGAAGGAACCGCCATTATCAGCGTCTCTCACGATCTGGCGGGGTTAGGAGTGTATGCGGATCGGCAGTGGACATTCTCATCAAGGTAA
- a CDS encoding EAL domain-containing protein: protein MNSHESLPQSTFLHNSSASEAIRTFAECIAEIVIILAPDYTVQFINSAVNTLLGYESTTILNRSFYQLIHPDEYVIVRQYLDQLAVGRCGAQPLRVRLRHDDGSWRIFELHVCNRQHQAPITGIVLSGYDITALIAADHALRNNEIRYRQLLELMPMLIVISSYSEGLIRYCNPAGARIFGVSDPAEVLNCPLTEFLSAEEHALMWHRRQRLRNGETIAPVRYHIYARDQVVRVVELQGVFIEGSGEPQVLSFGFDVSDRLEAERQLNLRAKVLAQINEAVIVTDRSGAIIYLNETAAYLYGVRPEEVIDQPLSRLFIAEPLPHQLPNLADRNTTPNRGWRGELLHRLPNGRTMIVDVSIDPLCHDELATGGTLIVVRDITHRKQVEERLRLLESVVVNTNDAVLILDAEPLQAPGPFIRYANAACTRLTGYATQELIGRSLRILHGPATDPTTLAMLWQAMERQQTIRLELLYYSRAGEPIWVDMSLSPVTNERNQTTHFIALHRDISAQKLATFLEHDRSEILALLLQHSPVNTVLTKLVELIERQRPHWLVWTGIDGHTSVFSKRLSEGAEQIELRIRQLLTHTHHSRPIPIDLRTHWTELCRYDVTGCWLWPLAGTKGALAIFHNQNEWMPERDQALLRVVTDLLNLIADHTRLNSQLRYQERYDTLTGLPNRHLLQERIDLALRDAREHRHTVALLFIDLDGFKQVNDSMGHPTGDRFLKHVSQVFASCVRPQDTLGRMGGDEFLLLMPDLPDARLADMAACRLLEALQTPYVHEGQELRLTASIGISLFPRDGIDSITLLKNAESAMHRAKETKRNGFLHYRPEHSRRAHNRLALEVQLRRAIERHELKVYYQPQYDLVSERIVSVEALVRWHHPQRGPIAPGEFIPIAEQSDLIVDIGSWVLREACRQAMEWHQAGHPLLRMSVNISARQLLRPEFIAEVAAIIHTTGLPAHCLELEITEGVMLDDPMYAAHQIDQLHQIGVRVVLDDFGTGYSSLAYLRQLPLDALKIDQAFVRAIDEESNLVTNSRALLRAIINLAHSLGLAVIAEGVETLEQRIALVSMGCDILQGYLFAPPLPAAEVWPTISRLQGHDK, encoded by the coding sequence ATGAACAGTCACGAATCATTGCCGCAAAGCACCTTCCTGCACAACAGCTCAGCGTCAGAAGCTATACGAACGTTTGCAGAATGTATCGCTGAAATTGTTATTATTCTCGCACCTGATTATACTGTTCAATTCATCAACAGCGCAGTTAATACCTTACTTGGCTACGAATCAACAACCATCCTCAACCGCTCCTTTTATCAACTCATTCATCCAGATGAATACGTAATTGTCCGGCAATACCTGGATCAACTAGCAGTTGGCCGGTGTGGCGCGCAACCGTTGCGGGTGCGCCTGCGCCACGATGATGGAAGCTGGCGTATCTTTGAACTGCACGTCTGTAATCGCCAACACCAGGCGCCGATTACCGGTATTGTACTGAGTGGGTACGACATCACCGCATTAATTGCTGCCGATCATGCGCTGCGGAATAATGAGATCCGTTATCGCCAACTCCTCGAACTGATGCCAATGCTGATCGTGATCAGCAGTTATTCCGAGGGATTGATCCGTTACTGCAATCCAGCCGGTGCCCGCATTTTCGGTGTCTCCGATCCGGCAGAGGTATTGAATTGCCCACTCACCGAATTCCTTTCGGCGGAAGAGCACGCCCTTATGTGGCATCGGCGACAGCGACTGCGTAATGGCGAGACGATCGCGCCCGTTCGCTATCATATTTATGCACGTGATCAGGTAGTGCGAGTAGTTGAGTTGCAGGGGGTCTTCATCGAAGGTTCTGGTGAACCACAGGTACTCAGCTTCGGATTTGATGTTAGTGACCGGCTCGAAGCCGAACGTCAACTTAATTTGCGGGCAAAGGTACTGGCCCAGATCAACGAAGCGGTGATTGTGACTGACCGCAGCGGCGCAATTATCTACCTGAATGAAACGGCAGCCTACCTCTACGGAGTACGACCAGAAGAGGTGATTGATCAACCACTCTCGCGTCTCTTTATTGCCGAGCCATTACCTCACCAACTCCCTAACCTCGCCGACCGGAATACGACTCCAAATCGAGGTTGGCGCGGTGAATTGCTGCATCGTTTACCCAACGGGCGCACGATGATCGTTGATGTCAGCATCGATCCTCTCTGCCACGATGAACTGGCTACTGGCGGCACCTTAATAGTTGTGCGCGATATTACCCATCGTAAGCAGGTTGAAGAGCGATTGCGCCTACTTGAGTCGGTGGTTGTTAATACCAACGATGCCGTGCTCATTCTCGATGCTGAGCCACTTCAGGCCCCAGGACCTTTCATCCGTTATGCCAACGCTGCCTGCACCCGTTTGACCGGCTACGCAACCCAAGAGCTGATTGGCCGTAGCCTGCGTATTCTGCATGGCCCGGCGACCGATCCAACTACGCTGGCTATGCTCTGGCAGGCAATGGAACGGCAACAAACGATCCGCCTTGAATTACTCTACTACAGCCGTGCCGGCGAACCGATCTGGGTCGATATGAGCCTGTCACCGGTTACAAATGAGCGCAATCAGACAACCCACTTTATCGCGCTGCACCGAGATATTAGTGCGCAAAAGCTGGCTACGTTCCTTGAGCATGACCGTTCCGAAATTCTGGCACTCTTGCTTCAGCACAGTCCGGTGAACACCGTTCTAACGAAGCTGGTTGAATTGATCGAGCGACAACGCCCGCACTGGTTGGTATGGACGGGGATCGATGGCCATACGTCTGTGTTCAGTAAACGATTGAGCGAAGGGGCTGAACAAATTGAATTACGCATTCGCCAGTTACTTACCCACACCCATCATTCGCGACCAATCCCGATTGATCTGCGTACTCACTGGACTGAGTTATGCCGCTACGATGTGACCGGCTGCTGGCTCTGGCCCCTTGCTGGGACGAAAGGTGCTCTGGCTATCTTTCACAACCAAAATGAATGGATGCCTGAGCGCGATCAGGCACTCTTACGAGTTGTCACCGATCTGCTGAACTTAATCGCCGACCATACCAGGTTGAACTCTCAACTACGCTATCAAGAACGGTATGACACTCTGACCGGCTTACCCAATCGTCATCTGTTACAAGAACGAATCGATCTGGCACTACGTGATGCGCGTGAACATCGGCATACAGTTGCGCTCCTCTTTATCGATCTCGATGGCTTCAAGCAGGTCAATGACTCGATGGGTCATCCAACGGGTGATCGATTCCTGAAGCATGTCAGTCAGGTATTTGCATCGTGTGTGCGTCCTCAAGACACGCTGGGCCGTATGGGTGGCGACGAGTTTCTGCTGCTGATGCCCGATCTGCCGGATGCACGCCTGGCCGATATGGCTGCTTGCCGCCTCCTTGAGGCTCTGCAAACGCCGTATGTCCACGAAGGACAGGAATTACGTCTGACCGCCAGTATCGGCATTAGCCTTTTCCCACGCGATGGGATTGATAGCATAACACTACTCAAGAATGCCGAAAGTGCTATGCATCGGGCAAAGGAAACAAAGCGGAACGGTTTTTTGCATTATCGTCCCGAACATAGCCGCCGTGCTCATAACCGACTCGCGTTAGAAGTACAGTTGCGACGTGCTATCGAACGCCACGAACTCAAGGTCTACTATCAGCCTCAATACGATCTGGTCAGTGAACGGATCGTCAGTGTCGAGGCTTTGGTACGCTGGCATCATCCCCAACGCGGCCCTATCGCCCCTGGTGAATTTATCCCTATTGCCGAGCAAAGTGATCTGATCGTAGACATCGGGTCATGGGTCCTGCGCGAAGCTTGCCGTCAGGCAATGGAATGGCATCAGGCTGGCCATCCCCTGTTGCGTATGAGTGTTAACATTTCTGCTCGTCAATTGTTACGACCCGAGTTTATCGCTGAAGTGGCAGCGATCATCCACACGACGGGCTTGCCAGCTCACTGCCTTGAGCTAGAGATTACTGAAGGGGTTATGCTCGATGACCCGATGTATGCTGCGCACCAGATCGATCAGCTACACCAGATAGGTGTGCGGGTAGTGCTCGATGATTTCGGCACTGGTTACTCATCGCTCGCATACCTGCGACAGTTACCGCTCGATGCACTCAAGATTGATCAAGCTTTTGTACGCGCAATCGATGAGGAGAGCAATCTGGTAACGAACAGCCGGGCCTTACTGCGGGCAATTATCAATCTGGCCCATAGCCTCGGTCTAGCTGTTATCGCCGAAGGTGTAGAGACCCTCGAACAACGCATCGCGCTGGTCAGTATGGGCTGTGACATTCTACAAGGTTACTTGTTCGCTCCGCCGTTACCGGCAGCGGAGGTCTGGCCGACTATTTCACGCCTGCAAGGTCACGATAAGTAA
- a CDS encoding MoxR family ATPase — translation MSIVPATAIVEIHRITTAIRNQIGQIIVGKEAIIDLLLAALLCEGHVLLEDVPGTGKTTLARALAGALGCTFQRIQFTPDLLPSDVTGLSFFNQKIGEFQFRPGPIFAQIVLTDEINRATPRTQSALLEAMQERTVSIDGETRPLPRPFMVIATQNPIELEGTFPLPEAQLDRFLIKVTMGYPSAAEEEEIVQRSLTATTGSTLSPVVSASEVRALQTAVRGVAISPPVRRYLVTITRATRERPDIELGASPRGSLALAHLAQARAAMAGRSFVLPDDVKAMVIPALNHRLILTAEARLRGQTTTGILQQMLTQIPVPVEGEE, via the coding sequence GTGTCGATAGTTCCTGCAACTGCTATCGTCGAAATACATCGCATCACGACGGCTATTCGTAATCAGATCGGTCAAATTATTGTTGGCAAAGAAGCGATCATTGATCTGCTCCTCGCTGCTTTACTGTGTGAAGGTCACGTGCTTCTCGAAGATGTGCCCGGTACGGGCAAGACAACACTTGCTCGGGCACTGGCTGGCGCTCTGGGCTGTACGTTTCAGCGCATTCAGTTTACTCCTGATCTGTTACCGTCTGATGTGACCGGCCTTTCGTTCTTTAATCAGAAGATCGGTGAGTTTCAGTTTCGCCCTGGTCCCATCTTTGCCCAGATCGTGCTCACCGATGAAATCAATCGGGCAACGCCGCGCACGCAAAGCGCGCTCCTCGAAGCTATGCAAGAGCGCACGGTCTCGATTGATGGAGAAACACGTCCCCTTCCAAGGCCCTTTATGGTCATTGCGACCCAAAATCCGATTGAGCTGGAAGGTACCTTCCCGTTGCCCGAAGCACAGCTTGACCGCTTTTTGATCAAGGTTACGATGGGCTATCCAAGTGCTGCCGAAGAGGAAGAGATTGTGCAGCGTTCACTCACCGCAACAACAGGATCGACCCTATCACCAGTTGTGTCTGCAAGCGAAGTGCGTGCACTACAGACGGCAGTACGTGGAGTCGCCATTAGTCCTCCAGTACGTCGATACCTAGTGACGATCACACGCGCTACTCGTGAGCGCCCTGACATCGAGTTGGGCGCGAGTCCGCGTGGTTCGCTGGCGCTTGCCCATCTGGCTCAGGCACGTGCAGCAATGGCCGGTCGCAGCTTTGTGCTCCCCGATGACGTAAAGGCCATGGTGATACCGGCGCTCAACCATCGTCTCATTCTGACGGCCGAGGCACGTTTGCGCGGCCAGACGACGACCGGTATTCTCCAACAGATGTTGACGCAGATTCCGGTACCGGTGGAGGGAGAAGAATAA
- the dps gene encoding DNA starvation/stationary phase protection protein Dps — protein MTQTTEFTTRIDIPLEHRRTLIAMLNQQLADTFDLMSQAKQAHWNVKGPQFLELHELFDELAGRLAGFVDLLAERVTALGGTALGTARMAAAASRLPEYPTDIIDGMSHVTALADRFAAYAQTTRQGIDLATSLNDQATADLMIEIVRAVDKDLWFLEAHLQG, from the coding sequence ATGACCCAGACAACCGAATTCACAACGCGCATTGATATTCCGTTGGAGCATCGACGCACGCTGATTGCGATGCTGAATCAGCAATTGGCCGATACGTTCGATCTGATGAGTCAGGCCAAGCAAGCGCACTGGAACGTTAAAGGGCCACAGTTTTTAGAGCTACACGAGTTATTTGATGAACTTGCCGGTCGGCTGGCCGGCTTTGTTGACCTGCTAGCCGAACGTGTTACGGCGCTAGGCGGCACTGCCCTTGGTACAGCCCGTATGGCCGCCGCTGCCTCTCGCCTGCCGGAATATCCGACTGATATTATCGACGGGATGAGCCATGTCACCGCGCTTGCCGACCGCTTTGCAGCGTATGCCCAGACCACCCGTCAGGGGATCGATCTCGCTACCAGCCTGAACGATCAGGCAACGGCTGATTTAATGATCGAGATCGTCCGTGCTGTTGATAAGGATTTGTGGTTCCTTGAAGCTCACTTACAGGGATAA